One window of Penaeus chinensis breed Huanghai No. 1 chromosome 3, ASM1920278v2, whole genome shotgun sequence genomic DNA carries:
- the LOC125045072 gene encoding mucin-17-like isoform X1 yields the protein MASVAVGTTADTPAATSAVTASPPPVPLPRNLSAQNSETAQSSDTAQSSTSSSAMASVQTSAAALSSPPGPPQPPPVSCPPPPPPSSSPPPPPPPPVDLGSVASPPPPDLPPPPDFYSLSSSPPPPPPPPSYLFPELSSEDLPPPPPAHLMMDLPPPPPPMYICSYDPPSPEVKSEYDPQLPPQFASAAKQQQFPQASPPVPPPPPRTGPPPRPSPPPPPTPPVRQASKENLAAITHTDTPAAEALAVTSEIATSAGSPESSCEASGEESKTRGETSTAYPDKNVTEDSANGRPASSLVSSSTLTATMLLTPESGLSPLPPHALRVSPVPTSSSLEFTDDFTMTPPSSDVTFASNFYDNSKDSTIDMETPEVTPQLSETVGSVSSTPVDLTLSLVPDSMDTSTQMSETSQDVLSATVTSDDALSPLPKSTSEDISQGNEDDDSLSARNDVITERSDLDTLVFPSTANTSTTEMAQMSSPFSTEPPSLFSLPTDSDTISAEFDSLAADTLSPTGDFDSLALEADTCSVTTFTTAVTTDAYMLSSSSPGVSDTAYATADSTMASATASPAFTESCTITPVPNDYLTPLSTNPTTTPIPSPIPTEAFTSRPSSLSPFLDSKSSTPYLSESSLVTSEGTASSGSQHLVCPSFSPSPHSSTFAVSSARTMASSQHRPDHKVTNTERLVASQSSESHMKSTSTQGSSVMSQVSENEKGGENKDSQPNDLMGQGESTAGSGEKACKAGRGQGEEKQDCPDVKNSESDGASETKECKTQEQNTEEESNVHKENESRTEEEINKNGQEKSECEEKEVNKCIQSKDTPTNSDTSAQSDSSSKEDEVKPDHEDVDEKKKEVSNELKGQPNTELDNNTLKENFEKSESEETQKTKGMEDDDNIQNPDDKENIEVRSDELADLNDSKGNEEQTMKNEEKADQESTASGPNMTDKEKLGEEKEISQQLVKGSSENKTEAEEDNTKPDCEVASTTVAENSGKQLTSNNDQTDKINSERGANSSKDTTQTCLVIPTIIGSVSDVFQGSEGAPTGTPPKSPNSRRRRQPLTSFPHSRSPTPSHGVQLEVSPLSVQSKISPTSPHSETNTGGTVAPGRTPSPVSARSSQEDSSRKSPSPKILSGKSDNALQLLNATVGNLQTLCADLPASTGIQQDTHQISEKLSLSPSNESDKTLEEAGALNAKETINEEKKKLTENGKPQEKDSEPTLQKQNGRKDSDSSHTADVLNNNKNEDVKTQLDVKPVQEKQVENGGPQVSEQPHITNGVKIPESSFAEPLPQSESTQPSAHVESVSQSSTLPSPIGSVKSDDCQTNDVTQNVCSVQNAAPALITLPESSIQHTTGTGLKTSTIADQGESKIHVFDIDERKDNNGENLEPECNLADSIPIVSSDKQVFPESSHENKLEGQVSVLGSSSVSASHTPTNGSHTLLSSSSPLHSILEDVVEPPPVPHAKTPPPPPPRSCVNTPKPGMSAPLPPPRQYMLIPINPPQTTLRRHSPPPAPPRSTSIRKSPPPPPPRSAIHTPASKNEWIDFPPLPPPPISSLNTPSSPTPKLTPVPEETSSPSTPQPSASSRNSETCSPVTSSATARATTPSLSEYEADSRISCKEEQTNAQAITISSTYSSSQLDVNTEDKPPALPPPPEEESEEEPPLPPPPPVDSQSKSEPPLPPPPPNESVSVPLIPPLLPPPPPPPPPRNLITTPPLPPPPKIVSNGAYLTSHVDNDKKFSNQVSIFTSDSAESSKEPPTMPPPPPAQPATEALAVSSSSMLTSNVTPPVYSVPPVPPPAPSSTSSEDKSQYTPPPPPPNICLTSPKPGLPNSCLFSISPYGKVVINRSDLPLPSPEEEIRKVFANVKDWGILEEETETLSVYTQLRPNIQQGPQCGLVALSMASQVFPETVDVADLLKEARRRGFTKHGEMFSSEAMVSLAEGITGMEATIRRDVLCDPRTLLELLMKGDLILVPYDAERNHLPGFRGGHKAHWGIICGCLVQCPTLNIHMGGSSKLDSHVDHLWHFRPRLRKGAPGMSRDGSVTPSGTPLIPGSPRLGYRPLRTPDISNEFKYTESHEREGSCARSVDMECWSVSSSRVTTPMLPELPHEEFKLIPLWRQGKGRNLMAAPLEKLCESNDQLLSYPEGTTKAEMEYVIGSVQDGLAGQVVVLHKTKTALSDLVGMLQEKK from the exons ATGGCCTCCGTAGCTGTAGGCACCACTGCTGACACTCCTGCTGCTACTTCTGCTGTAACTGCCTcacctcctcctgtccctcttcctagGAACTTGTCTGCTCAAAACTCAGAAACCGCCCAGTCTTCCGACACCGCTCAGTCTAGCACTTCTTCCTCCGCCATGGCGAGCGTTCAGACCTCTGCGGCAGCGCTGTCTTCGCCACCAGGCCCGCCTCAGCCCCCACCTGTATCTTGTCCTCCACCCccgccgccctcctcctctcctccaccacctccccctccacctgttGACTTAGGCTCGGTTGCATCTCCGCCCCCGCccgaccttcctcctcctccagacttctactccctctcctcctctccgcctccaccgcctcctcccccttcgtaCCTTTTCCCTGAACTCTCATCGGAGGActtgcctcccccacccccggccCATCTCATGATGGACCTACCGCCCCCACCGCCCCCGATGTACATATGCTCGTACGACCCGCCCTCGCCAGAGGTAAAGTCAGAATACGATCCGCAGCTCCCACCACAATTTGCTTCGGCCGCGAAGCAACAGCAATTCCCACAAGCTtcacctcctgtccctcctcctcctcctcgaactgggcctccccctcgtcctagtcctcctcctcctccgacgccGCCCGTGCGACAGGCGTCGAAAGAAAACTTGGCtgcaataacacacacagacacccccgcGGCGGAGGCTTTGGCTGTAACGTCGGAGATCGCCACCAGCGCAGGCTCTCCAGAGTCTTCCTGTGAAGCGTCTGGGGAAGAATCGAAGACCAGAGGGGAGACAAGCACAGCGTATCCGGACAAGAACGTAACCGAGGATTCCGCCAACGGCCGTCCAGCCTCAAGCTTGGTGTCATCATCTACTCTGACGGCCACTATGCTCCTCACTCCTGAATCTGGCCTCTCCCCACTGCCCCCTCACGCCCTCCGAGTCTCGCCAGTTCCCACTTCGTCGTCGCTAGAGTTCACAGATGATTTCACCATGACGCCGCCCTCGAGTGATGTGACCTTTGCATCAaacttttatgataatagtaaagactcCACTATAGATATGGAAACACCCGAGGTCACACCACAGCTCTCTGAGACAGTAGGATCTGTATCCTCTACACCTGTTGACCTGACACTATCTCTTGTTCCTGACAGCATGGACACAAGTACCCAAATGTCAGAGACTAGCCAGGATGTATTATCTGCAACAGTTACCTCAGATGATGCGTTGTCTCCTTTGCCCAAATCAACAAGCGAAGATATATCACAgggaaatgaagatgatgattccCTCTCTGCCAGAAATGATGTGATAACAGAGAGGTCAGATCTGGACACCCTTGTTTTCCCCAGCACCGCCAACACCTCTACCACAGAAATGGCGCAAATGTCGTCCCCATTCTCCACAGAACCCCcgtctttgttctctctccccaCCGACAGTGACACCATTTCTGCTGAATTTGATTCCCTTGCAGCAGACACCTTGTCACCAACAGGGGATTTTGATTCATTAGCCTTGGAAGCAGACACGTGCAGTGTAACGACCTTCACCACTGCTGTTACTACAGATGCTTATATGCTCTCCTCATCATCCCCAGGGGTTTCAGATACTGCTTATGCAACTGCTGACAGTACAATGGCTTCAGCAACAGCATCTCCAGCATTCACAGAATCCTGTACCATAACACCAGTCCCTAATGACTACCTTACTCCTTTGTCAACCAACCCAACTACAACCCCAATACCGTCACCCATTCCCACAGAGGCATTTACCTCAAGACCCagctcactttctccttttctggaCTCTAAATCATCTACTCCCTATCTATCTGAAAGCTCTCTGGTGACCAGTGAGGGCACTGCGTCATCTGGTTCTCAACATCTtgtctgtccatctttctctccatcccctcattCTTCAACCTTCGCTGTCTCCTCAGCAAGAACAATGGCGTCATCACAACATCGTCCTGATCACAAGGTCACCAATACAGAAAGGTTAGTGGCATCACAATCCTCCGAATCTCACATGAAATCTACATCAACCCAGGGCAGTTCTGTGATGTCACAGGTAtcagagaatgaaaagggaggtGAAAACAAAGACTCCCAGCCCAACGACCTCATGGGACAGGGGGAATCGACAGCAGGGAGTGGCGAGAAGGCATGTAAAGCTGGAAGAGGACAAGGGGAGGAAAAACAAGATTGTCCTGATGTGAAAAACAGTGAGAGTGATGGTGCTTCTGAAACCAAGGAATGTAAAACTCAAGAACAAAACACAGAAGAGGAATCAAATGTACATAAGGAAAATGAATCAAGAACTGAAGAGGAAATTAACAAAAATGGACAAGAGAAATCAGAATGTGAAGAAAAGGAGgttaataaatgtatacaaagtAAGGATACTCCAACAAACAGCGATACCTCTGCACAGTCAGATTCTAGTAGCAAAGAAGATGAAGTAAAACCTGATCATGAGGAcgtagatgaaaagaaaaaagaggtaagTAATGAGTTAAAAGGACAGCCAAATACAGAACttgataataatacattaaaGGAAAATTTTGAGAAATCAGAGAGTGAAGAAACTCAGAAGACAAAAGGtatggaagatgatgataatattcaaaatccagatgataaagaaaatatagaagtcAGATCTGATGAACTTGCTGATCTGAATGAttcaaagggaaatgaagaacaaacaatgaaaaatgaggaaaaggcaGACCAAGAGAGTACTGCCAGTGGACCTAAtatgacagacaaagagaagttaggagaagaaaaagagatttcCCAGCAACTGGTAAAGGGCAGTTCAGAGAATAAAACTGAAGCTGAAGAGGATAATACAAAACCTGATTGTGAAGTTGCCTCAACAACTGTGGCAGAGAATAGTGGAAAACAACTGACTAGTAACAATGATCAAACTGACAAAATTAATTCTGAAAGAGGAGCAAACTCTTCCAAAGATACCACTCAAACATGTctagtaataccaacaataataggtTCAGTTTCAGATGTTTTCCAGGGTTCAGAGGGAGCACCCACTGGCACTCCACCAAAATCTCCAAACTCTAGAAGGAGGAGACAGCCACTTACATCTTTCCCCCACTCAAGGAGTCCTACCCCGAGCCATGGAGTTCAGCTTGAAGTATCCCCATTATCAGTTCAGTCAAAAATATCTCCTACTTCTCCACACAGTGAAACAAATACTGGAGGTACAGTAGCCCCAGGAAGGACACCATCGCCTGTGAGTGCCAGAAGTTCTCAAGAAGACTCTTCAAGAAAGTCGCCTTCACCCAAAATACTTTCTGGAAAATCTGACAATGCTCTGCAGTTATTGAATGCTACTGTTGGTAACTTACAAACTTTATGTGCAGATTTACCAGCTTCTACAGGTATCCAACAGGATACACATCAAATTTCAGAaaagctgtctctctctccttcaaatgAGTCAGACAAAACACTAGAGGAAGCAGGTGCTTTGAATGCTAAAGAAACcataaatgaagagaagaaaaaactaacAGAAAATGGCAAACCTCAGGAAAAAGATAGTGAACCAACACTCCAAAAACAAAATGGTAGAAAAGATTCTGATTCATCTCACACTGCTGATGtcctcaacaacaataaaaatgaggaCGTAAAAACTCAATTAGATGTTAAACCAGTACAAGAAAAACAAGTGGAAAATGGTGGTCCACAAGTGTCAGAGCAGCCTCATATAACCAATGGCGTCAAAATCCCAGAGAGTTCATTTGCAGAGCCACTCCCACAGAGTGAGAGTACTCAGCCTTCAGCTCATGTAGAGTCAGTTTCACAGTCAAGTACCCTCCCATCTCCCATAGGTTCTGTCAAGAGTGATGATTGCCAAACTAATGATGTAACACAGAATGTCTGTAGTGTTCAGAATGCCGCACCTGCCTTAATCACTCTCCCTGAATCATCCATACAACACACTACTGGCACTGGCCTTAAAACATCCACCATTGCAGATCAGGGAGAAAGTAAAATTCATGTTTTTGATATTGATGAAAGAAAGGACAATAATGGCGAAAATTTAGAACCAGAGTGTAATCTTGCTGATAGTATACCTATAGTTAGTTCAGACAAACAGGTTTTCCCAGAGTCTAGTCATGAAAATAAACTTGAAGGTCAGGTTTCAGTTTTAGGAAGTAGTTCAGTCAGTGCTTCACACACCCCAACTAATGGTTCCCACACcttattgtcttcttcttccccccttcacaGCATCCTGGAAGATGTTGTTGAACCTCCGCCAGTGCCCCACGCCAAgactccccctccgcctccccctcgaTCCTGTGTCAACACCCCCAAGCCAGGCATGAGTGCTCCATTACCGCCTCCTAGGCAGTATATGCTGATTCCAATCAACCCACCCCAGACGACACTTAGAAGGCATAGTCCCCCACCAGCTCCACCCCGATCTACATCAATACGCaaatctcctccacctccacctcccagaTCAGCCATTCATACTCCGGCTTCTAAGAATGAATGGATTGattttcctccacttccaccacctCCAATATCATCTCTAAACACTCCCTCTAGTCCAACACCAAAACTGACTCCAGTTCCAGAGGAGACCTCATCACCATCTACACCTCAACCCTCTGCATCATCTAGAAACTCAGAAACATGTTCTCCAGTAACTTCCAGTGCCACAGCAAGAGCTACCACTCCCTCTTTAAGTGAATATGAAGCAGATTCAAGAATATCATGTAAAGAGGAACAAACCAATGCTCAGGCCATTACAATCTCATCCACCTATTCCAGTTCTCAGTTGGACGTGAATACTGAGGATAAGCCACCAGCTCTTCCACCACCCCCTGAAGAAGAGTCTGAAGAAGAGccacccctaccacctccccctccagtaGATTCCCAAAGCAAGTctgaaccccctctccctccaccccctccaaaTGAATCAGTTTCTGTTCCCCtcattcctccacttctccctcctcctcctcctcctccacctccaagaAATTTAATTACAActccaccacttccacctccccccaaAATTGTATCAAATGGGGCATATCTCACATCTCATGtggacaatgataaaaaattctCTAACCAAGTAAGTATTTTTACTTCAGATTCGGCAGAAAGTTCCAAAGAACCCCCTACcatgcctccacctccaccagcaCAACCTGCAACAGAAGCATTAGCTGTTTCATCTTCATCCATGCTTACATCTAATGTGACACCTCCAGTTTATTCAGTCCCCCCTGTGCCACCACCAGCACCTTCATCTACATCATCAGAGGATAAATCTCAGtatacacctccacctccaccacctaacATTTGCCTAACTTCTCCTAAACCTGGCCTTCCCAACTCCTGTCTCTTCTCAATCTCACCATATGGCAAGGTTGTCATCAACCGAAGTGATTTACCACTCCCCTCACcagaagaagagataaggaaagtcTTTGCAAATGTTAAGGACTGGGGAATtttggaagaggaaacagaaacacTGTCAGTCTATACTCAGCTACGGCCTAATATCCAACAGGGACCACA ATGTGGTTTAGTGGCTCTTAGTATGGCATCTCAAGTCTTTCCTGAGACTGTAGATGTTGCTGACTTACTGAAGGAGGCCAGGAGAAGAGGCTTTACCAAGCATGGAGAGATGTTTAGTTCAGAAGCAATGGTTAGCCTGGCAGAAGGAATTACTGGGATGGAGGCAACCATCAGAAGGGATGTCTTGTGTGACCCAAGGACCCTACTGGAACTCTTGATGAAAGGAGATTTGATTTTAGTGCC TTATGATGCTGAGCGGAATCATCTACCTGGGTTCCGGGGTGGTCACAAGGCACACTGGGGAATCATCTGTGGGTGCCTGGTGCAGTGTCCCACTCTCAACATACACATGGGTGGCTCTTCCAAACTAGACTCACATGTTGATCACCTGTGGCATTTCCGCCCAAGACTAAGAAAAGGAGCTCCTGGCATGAGCAGAGATGGCAGTGTCACACCTAGTGGTACCCCTCTCATCCCTGGCTCTCCAAGGTTGGGATATAGACCATTAAGGACTCCAGATATTTCTAATGAATTTAAGTACACAGAATCCCATGAGAGAGAAGGATCGTGTGCGAGAAGCGTGGATATGGAGTGCTGGAGTGTCAGCAGTAGCCGTGTTACTACACCAATGTTACCAGAACTGCCTCATGAGGAATTTAAACTGATTCCACTGTGGCGTCAGGGCAAAGGTCGTAATTTGATGGCTGCTCCTCTTGAAAAATTATGTGAAAGTAATGACCAGTTACTGTCTTATCCAGAAGGCACCACTAAAGCAGAAATGGAATATGTGATTGGGTCTGTGCAAGATGGACTTGCAGGCCAAGTTGTAGTGTTGCACAAAACAAAAACTGCACTTTCTGACCTTGTTGGTAtgcttcaagaaaaaaaataa